One genomic window of Streptomyces sp. WP-1 includes the following:
- a CDS encoding HAD family hydrolase gives MITSSARTTVFDVDGTLCFDGRTIDGGIRAAIERCDRAGHHLVFASARPVRDLLPVLGGAFPGATLIGGNGSLVSVGGEVRARAAFEPGDLGKLLIEADRFRAGYLADGPWDYAYTGPAGHPILGRVDQGRLARRVELAGLPAVVKFLVVDATDMPALAEAGRVLGMTVHHHLDEAVIDFAPGTTNKWEALASLGIDRYNAFGNDINDLGLLRHAHHSVRVGAHPALDGVARVTVAPDPEAVAAEISRLAALS, from the coding sequence TCGACGGACGGACGATCGACGGCGGGATCCGCGCCGCCATCGAGCGCTGTGACCGGGCCGGGCACCACCTGGTCTTCGCCTCCGCCCGGCCGGTCCGCGACCTGCTGCCCGTGCTCGGCGGGGCCTTCCCCGGCGCCACGCTGATCGGCGGTAACGGCAGCCTCGTCTCCGTCGGCGGCGAGGTCCGGGCGCGGGCCGCGTTCGAGCCCGGCGACCTCGGCAAGCTGCTGATCGAGGCCGACCGCTTCCGCGCGGGCTACCTCGCCGACGGGCCCTGGGACTACGCCTACACCGGACCGGCCGGCCACCCGATCCTCGGCCGTGTCGACCAGGGCCGCCTCGCCCGCCGGGTCGAACTCGCGGGCCTGCCCGCGGTGGTGAAGTTCCTCGTGGTCGACGCGACCGACATGCCCGCCCTCGCCGAGGCCGGCCGGGTGCTCGGCATGACCGTCCACCACCATCTCGACGAGGCGGTCATCGACTTCGCCCCGGGCACCACGAACAAGTGGGAGGCCCTCGCCTCCCTGGGCATCGACCGCTACAACGCCTTCGGCAACGACATCAACGACCTCGGCCTGCTGCGCCACGCCCACCACTCGGTCCGGGTCGGCGCCCACCCGGCCCTGGACGGCGTCGCCCGCGTCACCGTCGCCCCCGACCCGGAGGCCGTGGCCGCCGAGATCTCCCGGCTGGCCGCGCTGTCGTAG